A region from the Rosa rugosa chromosome 6, drRosRugo1.1, whole genome shotgun sequence genome encodes:
- the LOC133717593 gene encoding SPX domain-containing protein 3-like encodes MKFGKKLKHQIQESLLGWRDKFLSYNDLKKLVRLISSSPVVLNGNSGKAEEEFVYLLNNEIDKFNAFFMEQEENFIIRNEELQQRIKKVTDTWGPNGSQPSNTIYEDEVGQLRKDIVDFHGEMVLLVNYSNINYTGLAKILKKYDKRTGSLLRLPFIQKILEQPFLTIDLISKLVKECESTINAVFPVEEEEERKREVKEAITVAGEGIFRNTVAALLTMQEIRKGSSTYSQYSLPPIIVDSDLIQLVQLNPPIAIF; translated from the exons ATGAAGTTCGGCAAGAAGCTGAAGCACCAAATACAGGAGTCGTTGCTGGGCTGGCGGGACAAGTTCTTGTCATACAATGACTTGAAGAAGCTTGTGAGGCTGATTTCTTCTTCTCCGGTGGTGTTGAATGGGAATTCTGGTAAGGCGGAGGAGGAGTTTGTGTACCTGTTGAACAATGAGATCGACAAGTTCAATGCCTTCTTCATGGAGCAGGAGGAGAACTTCATTATCCGGAACGAG GAATTGCAGCAGAGAATAAAAAAGGTAACTGATACATGGGGACCCAATGGCAGTCAGCCTTCAAACACTATATATGAAGATGAAGTGGGGCAGCTTAGAAAAGACATTGTTGATTTCCACGGCGAAATGGTGCTCTTGGTCAACTATAGCAACATCAATTACACAG GATTGGCCAAAATACTGAAGAAGTATGACAAGAGAACAGGATCTCTGCTGCGCTTGCCATTTATCCAAAAAATACTAGAGCAGCCCTTCCTCACCATTGATCTGATCTCAAAGCTTGTGAAGGAATGTGAAAGCACCATTAATGCAGTGTTtccggtggaggaagaagaggagaggaaaAGAGAAGTAAAGGAAGCGATAACAGTTGCCGGGGAAGGAATATTTAGAAACACAGTTGCCGCTCTATTGACAATGCAAGAAATCAGAAAAGGAAGCTCTACTTACAGTCAGTATTCTCTACCACCAATCATTGTAGACTCGGATCTCATCCAGTTAGTCCAACTCAACCCTCCCATAGCAATATTCTAG